The nucleotide window CCTATGAGATTGATTCCTATGATGCCACCCGGCCGTAGAATTTTTGACGTCTCTTCAAAGGCTTCTTTTGTAAAAAGATACCACGGTTGAGTGCCACCTGATGCCACATCCACAAATATCAAGTCATATTTCTTTTTGCAGTTGCGGATATACCTTCTACCATCATCAATTATTACCCGACCGAATTTACTCCTAAAATTAAAGTAGTTCTTTGCAATTGTCTCAACTTTCGGGTCTATCTCGACAAGGTCAATTTGATATCCCAATTTTGATAGCACCCTTGCGATTTCACCCGCTCCGAGTCCGATAATTAGCACATCACCACTTCTAATACCAGAGGCAGGAAGAAGCTGTGAGAGAAGGCTTACGTACGAAGAAGGCTCCAATTTATACACACTCTGATTTACGATATTCTGAACGCCTCCATCAATCAGGGCTGCTCTATAATCTGATCCAAGGATATCCACAACCTTTAATTGTCCATATCGCGAATCGGTCTGGTAAATGACCTGTCTCAGGTCATCTTTTGCCAGTGGTTTTTGATAAAAAAGCAAAAGATAAAGGGAGATTAGAAGTATTAATAAAGTGATAAGAACCTGATAGTATTTCTTCCAAGCGATCGAGTAGATGCAAGTTACAAAGAGCAATAGTAATGCTCCAAGTGTGAACGCTTTGTTCACACCGAGGTTTGGTATCAAAACAAAAGCAGTAAGCAAAGCCCCAATAACACTTCCCACGGTTGATATGGCAAACACACCCCCTGCAACCCCTCCAACACCTTCACTTTGTGTTACTAAGAGCCTAATAACATATGGCGAAGCCATGCCCAGCAACATTAGTGGGATACTAAAAATAAGGAAGGCAGACAATAAAACACCACCTTTAATCCCTACCAGATTGTAACTCCACTCCATTAAAGGACCTGCGATAAATGGTATAGATAGAATCGCGATGGTAGAGAAAAGGATGATAGAATATAAGAAATCCGGTTCGTTTTTTCTATCC belongs to Thermodesulfobacteriota bacterium and includes:
- a CDS encoding fused MFS/spermidine synthase; this translates as MPKPFLYATVFVTGLVILMLEVLGSRVMAPFFGVSLYIWASLISVTLIALSLGYWLGGTIADRKNEPDFLYSIILFSTIAILSIPFIAGPLMEWSYNLVGIKGGVLLSAFLIFSIPLMLLGMASPYVIRLLVTQSEGVGGVAGGVFAISTVGSVIGALLTAFVLIPNLGVNKAFTLGALLLLFVTCIYSIAWKKYYQVLITLLILLISLYLLLFYQKPLAKDDLRQVIYQTDSRYGQLKVVDILGSDYRAALIDGGVQNIVNQSVYKLEPSSYVSLLSQLLPASGIRSGDVLIIGLGAGEIARVLSKLGYQIDLVEIDPKVETIAKNYFNFRSKFGRVIIDDGRRYIRNCKKKYDLIFVDVASGGTQPWYLFTKEAFEETSKILRPGGIIGINLIGYYQGEKSKFAHSIYRTLMTAYRYSEIYIPTNPVPSRLTNIIFFASNKPFSDNPEKKKMLENLYGIRVNFNPPDGIIITDNFNPLDLWSIEISEAFRKGMFSWLGEKMLR